In Bradyrhizobium guangdongense, the sequence AATTCGCCGTGATCCAGAGCGGAATCGACTCGTCCGCCGACGTGCTGGCCTTCGTGACGCGGATTCACGAAGCGATCCGCCGCCCCTATCATTGCCTCGGACACCAGCTCTCGACGGACGCCAGCATCGGCATCGCGCTCGCACCGCAGGACGGCACCGATCTCGACCAGCTCGTCAAGAATGCCGACCTCGCGATGTACGGCGCCAAGGCGGAAGGGCGGCGCACCCATCGCTTCTTCGTGCCGGAAATGGATGCGAGCGCCAAGGCCCGCCTCACGCTGGAGCAGGATCTGCGCCAGGCGCTGGTCAATGGCGGCTTCGAGATCCATTATCAGCCGCTGGTCAATCTGCGCACGGGCATGGTCTCCGGCTGCGAGGCGCTGCTGCGCTGGCGCCATCCGCAACGCGGCATGGTATCGCCGGCCGAATTCATTCCGATCGCCGAAGACACCGGCCTGATCAACGATCTCGGTGACTGGGTGTTGCGCACGGCCTGCAACGAGGCCGCGACCTGGCCCCTTCATGTCCGCCTCGCCGTCAACGTATCGCCGGTCCAGCTCAAATGCGACACGCTGGCGCTTCGGATCGCCGGCGCCCTCGCCGCCTCCGGGCTCGATCCTCGCCGGCTCGAGCTCGAGATCACCGAAGCGGTGTTGATCCGCGACGACGAGGCGGCGCTCTCGATCCTGCACCAGCTCCGCTCGATCGGCGTGCGCATCGCGCTCGACGATTTCGGCACCGGTTATTCCTCGCTGAGCTATCTGAAACGCTTCCCGTTCGACAAGATCAAGATCGACCGCTGCTTCGTCGCCGACATCGACGCCGATTCCAGCGGATCGCCCGTGATCGTCCAGGCCGTGGTGAACATCGCCTCCGCCAGCAACATGACAACGGTCGCCGAAGGCGTCGAGACCGAGGCCCAGCGCGAGATGCTGCGCACGCTCGGCTGCACGGAGATGCAGGGCTATCTGTTCAGCAAGCCGAAACCGGCGGCGGAAGTGCGCGGGCTGTTCGGCCCTGATGATGTCCTGCCTGTGGCGGCGGTGGCCTGAGATGGCAAAGCTCACCAAGGCTCCCGCCGATCCCGTCGACGTGGCGGATTCCTACGCGGTGCGGTTGATGCAGCATCTGGTGGTGCCGACCTTCGTGATCGATCCGAAGCGGCGCGTCGTGATCTGGAACAGGGCCTGCGAGCGGCTGACCGGCGTTGCAGCCTCCGAGGTGATCGGCACCAGCAAGCACTGGCAGGCCTTCTACGAGACCAAGCGCCCCTGTCTCGCCGATCTGGTCGCGCTCGACCGGCCCGAGCAGCTGCCGGAATTCTATCCGGAATACGCCGCGCGCGGCCATAACGGCCTCGGCTTTTCTGCGGAGAACTGGTGCCGGATGCCGAAGCTCGGCAACCAGCTTTATCTTGCGATCGACGCGGGCCCCATCCATGACGAGGCCGGCAATCTGATCGCCGTGGTGGAGACGCTGCGCGACCTCACCGACCAGAAGCGCGCCGAGACGGCGCTGAAGGAGCTCGCCACCAAGGACGGGCTGACCGGGCTCTCGAACCGCCGCTCGTTCGACCAGATGCTGATGAGCGAATGGGCGCGCGCGCAGCGGACGCGGAAGCCGCTGGCGCTGCTGTTCGTCGACGTCGACCATTTCAAGCTGTTCAACGACCATCACGGCCACCAGACCGGCGACGAGTGCCTGCGCGCGGTCGCCGGTGTCGTCAGCCGGCATGCGGTGCGCCCGCTCGACCTTGCCAGCCGCTATGGCGGCGAGGAGTTCGCGCTGATCCTGCCCGAGTTGAACTGCGACGATGCCTGCGCCATCGCCGAGCAGATCCGCCGTGCCGTCCTGGCCTTGGGGATCGTCCACGGCGCCCATGGGGCCGGCAACCACGTCACTCTCAGTGTGGGCGTCGCCAGTCACGTCCCCGGCGAGACCGACAGCGCCCCCGACCGGCTATTGAGCGCCGCCGACCAGGCGCTCTATGCCGCCAAGCGGCTCGGCCGCAACCGCATCGTCTGCTCCGATCGGGTCTTGGCCGAATTCGCAGGCCTCGGCCGGGACGATGTGCCTGACAGCGGCCAGGTTCCTGGCTCCTCCCCGCGCAAATCGGCCTGATGCACGGCTCATCCCGCGGCAAGACCGGTTGCCCACCCCTCGCCATTAGGCTAAATGAGGCCTCGTTGCGCCCGTAGCTCAGCTGGATAGAGCGTTGCCCTCCGAAGGCAAAGGTCACACGTTCGAATCGTGTCGGGCGCGCCACCTTACGATCTTGCACGACACCGTGCGATTTGGCCGCCGCAAGCCGCCCGAATAGCTCATCCCGACTGTGACGAAGACGCGGTTCGAGAAACGAGCATGAGCCGGATATCTATCTCATAAATGCAATCGTCAACACTTGCATCCGCATGCAATCCAAAGGCGTCTGTTAACGGATTTTCGCGTATTGGCTTACCGAAACTCCATACTGAGGCCGTGATTGCGATGGCGCTGTCGAGCAATTTCAATAAGCCGTTTGGGGATCCCTCGAACTATCCGCCGGCGGCCGGCGACGAGGACATACGCGCCCTGTTGCATCGGACGGCCGACGAATCGGCCGTCTTCAAACATCAGTTCCCGCCGCGCTTCCCGATCAGCGGCCGCACTTATTTCGGCGGCCTGCCGACGGCGCCGGCTGATTTTCGCTGGCCACGCGCACCGGACGGCACGCCCTATTCGTTCATGGCGCAAGTCGACTGTGCGGAGCTTCCCGACTTCCAGCTCCGCAAGTTCCTGCCGGCAAGCGGCGTGCTGCATTTCTTCGTGAATTGGGATGTCTTTGACGGCTTGGATGAGGCTCAGAGCTGGCCCAACCACGTCGTTCTCAGCCGCGACACCACAGAACCTTGCCGTGAGGTGCGTCCACCGGACGATCTGCCGCCGTGCTACGGAGCCTCGAACGCCAGATTCTATTTCCCGTGGCTCGAGCATACTGACCGGCACGACTACCCGAGGGCATTCGCCAGGAAGGCCATGACGATGGGTGTGGTGCGCACCTTTGCCGAAGAGCACCCGAGGGAATTGGACGGCAATTCGGCGGGGCGCTACCAGCAGATCTGGGAGGAGGAGCAAGCTGCCGAGCTCGCGCGTTTCTATGGCGATCCCGTGATCGCAGATGCGCTCCCCGGACCGAAGGACGACTTTGCGGCGAGGCGAACCGTTCAGCGGCCCACAACGACATTTCCCGCGGGCTGGATCGATATCGAGGTCTTTTGCGGCCTCTTCCTCAAGGAGGTGCTCGAAAGGGGCATCAAGCAAATCGAGCGCGGCAAGGATGCGGCCGGCCAACCGTGGCCCGTTGACCCCGCGGCGGTCCGGGCAGCTTACGAGAATGCTCTGACCACAGCGAACGGGTGGATCGAGAGGTCGCGCAGTGCCGGACTCACGAGCCCTGTGCCGGAGGCAGACCGAATGGCGTTCTGGAGCTGGCTCGAGGAGATGAACGCCGCCGCCGTCGACCCGATAACCGATAGCAGGTGCGCGCGGGTCCTCAACCAGCTGAGCTGGAAAACAGTGCGCACTGGCGCTCACATCTGCCTGTCCGCCAGTGAAGCCGCATCGTCGCTCGTGCCCGAGGAAATGATGGGCGAGCTGCGCATGGAGCACAGCGTGCTGGTGGCGGGCAAATGGCCCCGCCGGGCCGGACGCCACCAAATGCTCGGCGCCGGCCGCGATGTGCAGGGCGCACCACGGCGCCATACGCTGGCAGCCGGGGATCCGCTCCTCAGCGACGTGCTCCTCCTGCAACTCGACACCGATTGGGCCGTGCCGTGGATGCTGGCCGACTGCGGCGTGCTGCAATATTGGATTTCCGTGAGCGATCTTCGCGCCGAAAGATTTGACCGGGTCCGCGTAACGATCGAGGGGCATTGACCCCTTGGCGCGTTCGATCGTGTCTTCGGGACGAGGGCGTAGCGTGAGATCGCGGCCCGTCGCAACTTCGCCCGTTCGAGCGTATCGCCGGCTATGGAATCATAGCGCCACGGCGAAGCAATAGTGCCCATCTTCATCGGCCGTGGCGCGCCAGTTCTATGCCCAAGTACGTCCACCGGCCCTGAGAGCCGCTGCCAGCACTATTAGGGGTCACGGCTGGCGACACCGGATGATCCGCAATTCTGGCGCGACGACGAGCAGACCCGTCCCGGTTGGATATGAGAACGGTCGTATGGTCGCTAGCGGACGGCAAAATAGACGTCGCGATCTCGACGAGAGTACGCTGCGATAAAGCTCTGCTCAGAGTACCGCCGCAGACCCTTACCGCAATGGGATGTTAGGTGTCAGTCGTGACATCATCCCACGCTTGCTCGTTGTATCCGATAAGCCAGTTCAAAGCGTAGTGTCTTTCTTCCGTTACACCGGGATCGAGATCTGCCGGTACTCGCAGTCCTTTGATTTGGGCGTTTCGAACGGCCCAGTGGTACCTGTAGATCAGATCAGCTTGATCGAGAATGTCAGCGATCGGACGAAGTTCGGCGTCTTCGATGAATTGTGAGGTTGTCCTTTCGGCCATCGTGCTCGCGGCGAATGGTACGTCGCAAATCTGAGTTGGCTTGCCGAGTTGGGCCACGAAGCCCAATGCCCAAAGCAGCGTCCAGGCGGCTTCGTGCCTCCACGTGAATTGAATCCGGTCGGGCTGCGAGGGGGAATTGTCGAGCACGAAGGCGAGCTCCTTGGGCGTCAGATGCGGACGGAGTTCGTATGATTCCAAAAGTCGCTCTACTAGCTCTTCACCAAGCCCTTTGCCCTTTGCGGCAACGAAAAGGAGACAAAGAGTGCGCAGCGCGACCTCTTCTTTTGAGCGTCTCAGCGCCTCAGACGCGGTGTCGATAACCGGCAACGCCGCCATGAAAGGCACACCCTGGGCTTGAAGAAGCCTTTCCGATCGGAGCTTCCTGTCAACAGCTTCCGCTGGGATTCCCCTGTTCTCCCCTAACCCCCTCCCACTCGGGATAAAGTCCTTTGGGGTGCCCGGACCGTCGGCACCTCCCGTCCCCTGCGCCTGTGTCTTGGACTTCAACCAATCGAAGAAACCCATCCTGCCCCCAACCGGTGCAATCGACCCTGTCCCGCCAGTCAGAGCATACTCCAAATTCGCCCGTAAGTTGTATTGAAGTGGTGAAGTTCAGCGGCGAGAAGGCAGCGCCCGGATGGTATCTAGCGGCTCACCGCGCTGGGCCACGCGAACGCTCGCGCCGGCGCTGGCGGATTGCAGCGGATCAAATGGCACGAGGGCTCTGCCGGTTCTTCGCTGTCCGGCGTCCGTCTCAACGATCAGAACCGATCCACGCAAACGCGCCGAGCGCCGGACTCAACACTCCTTCGTACGCAGAAAAGCCGGCTCTGTGCCCCCCATCACGGCAGCGCGGCCGACATAACCGCATTCTCCTCGGATCGCGCGCGGAATGGTCCGCCCGATATACAAAAGGAGACTGCCATGCAGAACATGGCTCGCGAATTGACGGAGATGGAGCTCGAGACGATTTCCGGCGGAAGCTTCTGGGGCAGCATTGCCGGGTTCTTCCGCGGCCTGTTCGGCGGCCCCGGCGACCTGCGCCGTCCGCTCGACCGTCCCTGATCTCAACTCATTTCTCGACTGCAGCATCCGGACGAGGGTCGCACGCGGCCCTCGTCCTCGCCGAATTCAGTGCCTGATATGCTCGAACACGACGATCACGCCGGTCGGCTCGGGCTCGTGTGCCATCAGGCGCGTCAGATCTGCATCGCTCCAGTCCGCGAGGCTGACGACTTCGCCGGTCTCGCGGTCCGCGCCGGCCGACGGGGTCGGCTCCAGGACCTTCAGTCCCATCTCGTCGACGAAGAACGTGTGCTCGCCGAACATGCTGTTGAGCTGCGGCATGGCGGGATGCTCGTCGGGCAGCACCTGCGCGCCGAGCTGGTTGACGGTCTGCTTCACCTGTTCGGATGTGAGCTTCATGAGCTGCTCCGTTCTGTCATTCGCGTTTCGTGGAACTGAGCCGGAGCGTGCGTGTTCCCTGCGCCTGTCTCGCCTGGCTCACACGTCCGAACAGGTGCTGCGCGCGAATGTTCCTGCAAGATGAATTTTGTGATCGCGTGCTGCATCTGCCGTGTTCACGTCGTGGGATCGCCACAGGATTTCCACGATCCGCCGGGCTACGCTACTCGCTCCTGACTTCGCCAATCGAAAGTGCGCAGATGCGTGACAGATAGGTGTAGGGAAGGCCGGTCTCCTCGGCCCAAGCGTTGAACTGCGCCTGCACTTTTGCGAGATCGCCTTTCGACTTGACCTCTTCGGCGATGTCGAGGCCGGCATCGCGCAGGCAGGCGACGACGTCCTTCGAGGTGACGAAGCCGTCCCAGCCGACGAAACGCAGCAGCATCTGCCCTGTGTTGCCGCCCAGCCGGCTGCCGCGCTTGGCGAGGAGATCGAGCAGGCCGATCTCGTTGGACGGCGGCCATGCCGCCAGAAACCTGCCGAAGCTGCCGTGCTCCTTCGCAATCTCCTGCACGAAGGCCGCATTCTCGCGCACCGACATGATCTTGGCGCCGTTGCGCACGATCCGCGCGTCGCGCAGCAGGCCTTCCCAATAATCCTCGGGCTGGAAGCTCAGCTTGGCCGGCTGGAAGCGCAGGAAGGCGTCTTCGAAGCCGTCCCATTTGGCGTCGATCACGCTCCAGGCAAACCCTGCGCAAAACACCCGCTTGGTCATCTCGGCGAGGATGCGATCGTCGCCGAGCCTGGCCAGGCGTTTGTGGTCCGGCTTCTCAGGCATCAGCCTGTCGAGCGCCTTGGGACCGCCCTTGCGCTTCTCGGCGCGGGCGCGAATGGTCTTGAAGGAAGTCATGCGGACACCTGCGACAAAGGTGCTCCACGACATCAGAATTCGGCGATCCGGTCCAGCCCCACTGGCGTCGGGCGGCTCGCACGGCGCACGGACGGTCGAGCAAACCTTGGCTATCGCAACAAACGTTTTGCAAGATGGACGGAGAACCAGTCTCCGAGGCCGGAGCTTTCATAACCCGCCTTCTTTGCAAGGCCGCGCATCTCCACATTCGCCCGCGCCGTTTCGGCCGCGATCATCTCGTGACCGAGATCGCCCGCCTGCCGCTCCATCGCATTCATCATCTGCAGGCCGATGCCCTTGCGCTGAAACATATCGGCCACGGAGATGGCGAAATCTCCGCAACGCGCGGCCGCATCATAGGCATATCGCGTTTCGCCGATGATCGTGGCCGGCCCTCCTCCCTGCCTGAGTTCGGCCAGCAAGGTGAAATGACCGGGATGGCCAGCCATGGCGACGCATTCCGCTGCAACCACCGCGAGGTCGGCGCGCGCTCCCATGAAACGCCTGTTGCGCGACATCGAGGACAGGCCGGTGAAATAGATCGAGAGGCTTTCGACATCAGATGCCTTGGCGGGACGGATGCAGACCGGACCCGTGATCCGATGCGGCCGGACGACGGCATCCAGAGACAGCTGTGACATGCGCGAGGCTCTCGGCAGGTTACGGGACTAGCAGACCTAGCCGAGGTCACGCGTTCGCGGCTTGGACGTGGCCGCCAATCTTGCTGCCGAAAACGAACTGCCCTTGTCCGGTGCTTGATGTCACACAGAGGCCGCGCTCATGCGGCCTCACGCCTTCCAACGCGCCGCTCCGGCCGTGCTGCCGTCATCGCCTGCTCTTCGGCATCCTGGGGCGCACCCCAAAATTCCCGCACCGTCGGGCCCCATCGCAGCCGTCGGGCGCGCAGGAATTCCAGGATCTCGTGCGGCCAGACCCGGCGTCCCATCTGCGTGTACCAGCGCATGGCATGACGCAGGCCCGCATCGCGCTGAAACAGCACGCGCCAGATCGCCTTTGGGCGACATTGCAGCACCATCTCCGTGAACTTGAACCAGACCAGCACCCGCCACGGCGCCATGTGGCGCGTGGCCAGCACCTGGTGCTTGTAGTCCCAGCGACGGCGATCCGGCTGGATCACGCGCCGGTCGGCCGCAAGGCGGAAATACGGTGTCCAGCGATGCGGCGTGACTTAGAGCAGCTGGACCTGATCGGGATCATAGGCGAGCAGCTGCTTCAACCCGCGCCAGTGATCGCGATCGGTCTCCTCTTCGAACCCGACCACCCAGGTTGCCATCGACAGGATGCCGTGCTGCCGCAGAAGGCGAATGGCCTCGCGGTCCGTCGCTGTCGTGGCACCCTTTCGGATCAGCTCCAGTGTCTTCTCGTCGGTATTCTCCAGCCCGAGCAGGAAGCGCTGCCAGCCGGCCTTCTTGTAGAGATGCAGGATGTCGGCATCGCGCACGATGTCGTCGGCACGGGTCGAGCCGACCAGGATGAGTTCGACATTCTCGGCGATCAGCGCGTCGAGAAAGGCGCGCCATGCTTTCTTCGAGACGGTCGGATTTTCGTCGGCAAAATTGATGACCTTGACGCCGTGCTCGCGATGCAGGCGCGCCAACTCCTTGGCAAAGCGGACGGGATCACGATGGCGCCAGCGCGTCCAGAAGCCCCGCTGGCCACAATAATTGCACAGATGCGGACAGCCACGCGAGAACTGCACGACCACGGCGCGCAGGCCGCCCCAATAGCTGTAGCGCGCGTGATCGATCAGCTCCCAGCCGATCCGATAGGCGTCAAGATCCGCAATCACGGGCGCCGGGGACGTCGCGCGTGGACCGGCAGCGTCGCGAAACGCGATGCCGGGAATGCTGCCGAGATCGTGGCCGCATTCGAGCGCTCGCATCAGGCGCCGCGCCGTCTCTTCACCTTCGCCGCGCACGATCGCGCTGACATGGGGCTCGTCGCGCAGGATCTCCCGCCAGTGATAGGTCGGGAAGACGCCGCCATAGACGATCAGAACGCGCGGCATCGCTTTCACCAGGGCCCGCGCAATCTCTGAAATGACGGGATGTCCGGAGGTCGAGCCGGAATGGCCGAACAGCACGGCATCCGGGGCAAAGCGGTTCGCTTCGCTGATGATGTCCGCGGCCGGCATCGGGCCGAACTCGGCGTCGATCAGCCGCACGACGTGGCCGTCGTCGATCAGCGGCCCGCCGATCGCAAGCAGGCCGAGCGGCGGCAGATGATCGTCCGGAATCCGACTTCCGATCGAGGGATGAGGCACATTGACGAGAAGAACACGCATGGACTTTCGCTCCCGCTTTGGCTGGCGTGATCGTCCGTCCCACTTCGATGAAGAAGCCCAATCCCCCGACTGAACCTGAAGACACTGTACTGGAACTGCCGCGGAGCTCTTGCTCGGCTCCGCCTCACTCCTACGCCCGCGAGAGTGAAGGCACCTCCTCGGGCAGGATGGCCTGAAGGCCGCCGAAACGGCGCTCGCGGCCATGGAAGGAGGCCAGCGCCGCGGCGAGATCGCCCGCGTCGAATTCGGGCCACATCCGCTCGGTGAAATGCAGCTCGGCATAGGCGCCTTCCCAGAGCAGGAAGTCCGACAGCCGCTTTTCACCCGAGGTACGGATGATGAGATCGACGTCGCGCAAGCCGGCCTCGCCGGTGACGAGCTGCGAGAAGGCTTCGCGGGTCAGGCTGGTCAGCGCGGCGGCTTTCGCCGCGGCGTTCAGGATGGCATCGCGCGCGGAGTAGTCGACGGCGATCCGCAAGTGCAGCGTTGCGCCGTGTGCGGTGGCGTCCTCTGCGCGCGCGATGGCGTTAGCGATGCCTTCAGGCAGGCGATCACGGCGGCCGATCACGTTGAGCTTCACGCCATTCTTCACCAGGCTCTGCACTTCATTGGCGAGATAGAAGCGGAGCAGTGTCATCAGCGCGGCGACCTCGGCTTTCGGCCGGCGCCAATTGTCGGTCGAGAACGCGTAGAGCGTCAGCGTGCCGATGCCCTGCTTGGGCGCTGCCTCGACGATGCGACGGATCGTCTCGACGCCGGCCTCGTGGCCGCGCACGCGCGAGAGGCCTCGCCGTGTCGCCCATCGTCCGTTGCCGTCCATGATGATGCCGACATGAAGCTTGTCATTGAGGGACGTGACGTCACTTTGCATCGCAAAGTCTCCGGTCAAAAAAAGGGAACGGTCAGGTCGGGAGAATTCCGAGGTGACCGAGCGGGGTTGCCTCGCGGCCGGCGGCCTTGGCGGCATCGCGCACCAGCCGCTCGAGCACCGCGAGATAGTCGAGGAAGCGGCGTCGGCCGGTCTTGGTAAGTCGGCAGGTGGTGTGCGGGCGATTGCCCTCGTAGCCCTTGGTCACCTCGACGAGGCCAGCCTCCTGGAGCACGGCGAGGTGCCGGCTGAGATTGCCGTCGGTGAGACCGCAGAGCTGCTTCAAATCGGCGAAGGCAAGCCCCTTCGGGTGAGCCATCAGCGAGGTCAGAAGCCCGAGCCTCGCCTTCTCGTGGATCACACGATCGAGCCCCTCATAGGAGAAAGGCGCGCTGTCAGTCTTCGACATCATTGTCTCCGGACGCGAAATACAGAATGGCCGCCATCATCGACTGGCCAACCACGAAAGGCAGCCCCATGGTCCACGGCGACAGCATGTGGGTCCCGCTCGCCAGCACCACGACCGCAAAGCCCGAGACGAAGTACCAGGCGCCGGCGAACGCGACGCTGCGCGGCAGCGAACGAACCGATGCGAAAATACCGAGCGACACCAGGATCTGCCACAATCCCGGCAGCAGCCACAGCGTCTCGGCGGCGAACTTCCACATCACCACCGCAAGCAGCACGCCGGCGACGCCCGCCGGCAGGAACTGCTCGACGGCCTGGTGGATCATCGCGTCGGCAAGGCCGGAATGATGACGACGCGAACGCGCGCGCATCTCGATCCAGATCATCAGGCCGGACAGCGCCGCTGCAACGAACCAGCCGAAAAAGAAACCGAGCGGCTCACCCGTGGGATCGCCGAGCAGCCAGAATTGCAGAATGGCGGTGACGAGTGCAACCGCGCCGGTGGCGACCATCGTCGCAGGACCGTAACCGCGGAACGCGGTGCCGGCCGCGATCTGGCTGCGGATCGCCACGATGTCGGCCAGCGCCTTGTCGAGATCCCGCATCGGCAACGCCAAAACTCCGCTCCACCCGGCTCACGGACCGGCTTGCCCGGTCACTTTGTATCGCAAAGTATACCGCGTTACAAAGTAAAGGCAAGGATGAAACTCGTCCAGGACAGGAGGGGCGCGATCGAACAACTGTCGGTTGCATCCCGGCCGCCGGCCCAGCTAAGATGCGGCCAAGGTGCCCTGGGGGGAAGTCATGCGGTTAAGGTCGTTCGTCGCTGCAGCTCTGCTGCAGGTGTGTCTGGTTGGGGCGGCGCATGCGAAAGGACCATTTGGCACGGTCAATGTCGGCGGCTGGGTCGGGGGCGCCTTCAGCAACGACGAAACGGGCGCCTTCTCCCATTGCGCGGCGACGGCGCCTTATGCGAACGGCGTCATCCTCGTCGTGAGCCAAAATGCCGCCGGCATATGGTCGCTCGCCTTTGCCAGTCCCAACTATCACTTCAACAAGGACGAGAACGCCGCAATCGACGTGACCTTCGACGGGCGGGAGCAAGCCAGGCTGTACGCCACGGCGTACCGGTCCGACATGCTCACGGCCGTCATGCCGCTGAACGTCGTGCATACGTTTCAGAAGGCGAGCCTGATGGTCGCGACGGCCGGCCACGCCGTCCTGAACTTCGACCTCAGGTCAACCGGCCCGGCGATCGCCGCATTGGCCAATTGCGTGACCCGGGTGAAAGCCGACGGGCTCGACAAGGCGGGTGACTTCACCAAAGGCGCAACGAAGCCGGCAACTGCGGCGGACAAGCAGGGCTCACCACCGACAGCCAAATCCAGCAGAGGGACCAAGAGCGGCTTTGGCACCGGCTTCGTGGTGAGCGCCAGCGGCCACATCGTCACCAACAACCACGTGATCGACGGTTGCAGCGAACTCAAGGGCAATCTCACCGGCGAAGCCGCGATGGTGTTGCGCGTCGTGTCGAACGACGCGAGCAACGATCTGGCCTTGTTGCAGCCCGCGTCGACGACGGCATTCAGGGATTTCGCGAGGATCCGCGACCGCTCGATCCGCTCCGGCGATTCCGTCGTCGCGATCGGCTTTCCCCTTCACGGGCTGCTGACCTCGGATTTCACGGTGACCACAGGTATCGTGAGCTCGCTCAGCGGCATGCGCAACGATTCGCGCTTCCTGCAGATCAGCGCGCCC encodes:
- a CDS encoding GNAT family N-acetyltransferase yields the protein MSQLSLDAVVRPHRITGPVCIRPAKASDVESLSIYFTGLSSMSRNRRFMGARADLAVVAAECVAMAGHPGHFTLLAELRQGGGPATIIGETRYAYDAAARCGDFAISVADMFQRKGIGLQMMNAMERQAGDLGHEMIAAETARANVEMRGLAKKAGYESSGLGDWFSVHLAKRLLR
- a CDS encoding di-trans,poly-cis-decaprenylcistransferase; amino-acid sequence: MQSDVTSLNDKLHVGIIMDGNGRWATRRGLSRVRGHEAGVETIRRIVEAAPKQGIGTLTLYAFSTDNWRRPKAEVAALMTLLRFYLANEVQSLVKNGVKLNVIGRRDRLPEGIANAIARAEDATAHGATLHLRIAVDYSARDAILNAAAKAAALTSLTREAFSQLVTGEAGLRDVDLIIRTSGEKRLSDFLLWEGAYAELHFTERMWPEFDAGDLAAALASFHGRERRFGGLQAILPEEVPSLSRA
- a CDS encoding DUF1963 domain-containing protein, translating into MALSSNFNKPFGDPSNYPPAAGDEDIRALLHRTADESAVFKHQFPPRFPISGRTYFGGLPTAPADFRWPRAPDGTPYSFMAQVDCAELPDFQLRKFLPASGVLHFFVNWDVFDGLDEAQSWPNHVVLSRDTTEPCREVRPPDDLPPCYGASNARFYFPWLEHTDRHDYPRAFARKAMTMGVVRTFAEEHPRELDGNSAGRYQQIWEEEQAAELARFYGDPVIADALPGPKDDFAARRTVQRPTTTFPAGWIDIEVFCGLFLKEVLERGIKQIERGKDAAGQPWPVDPAAVRAAYENALTTANGWIERSRSAGLTSPVPEADRMAFWSWLEEMNAAAVDPITDSRCARVLNQLSWKTVRTGAHICLSASEAASSLVPEEMMGELRMEHSVLVAGKWPRRAGRHQMLGAGRDVQGAPRRHTLAAGDPLLSDVLLLQLDTDWAVPWMLADCGVLQYWISVSDLRAERFDRVRVTIEGH
- a CDS encoding S1C family serine protease, with translation MRLRSFVAAALLQVCLVGAAHAKGPFGTVNVGGWVGGAFSNDETGAFSHCAATAPYANGVILVVSQNAAGIWSLAFASPNYHFNKDENAAIDVTFDGREQARLYATAYRSDMLTAVMPLNVVHTFQKASLMVATAGHAVLNFDLRSTGPAIAALANCVTRVKADGLDKAGDFTKGATKPATAADKQGSPPTAKSSRGTKSGFGTGFVVSASGHIVTNNHVIDGCSELKGNLTGEAAMVLRVVSNDASNDLALLQPASTTAFRDFARIRDRSIRSGDSVVAIGFPLHGLLTSDFTVTTGIVSSLSGMRNDSRFLQISAPVQPGNSGGPLFDTSGQVVGVVTGKIPGLRIAAITGDIPENINFAIKTGALRDFLDNSVVPYQTAEPRGELKTTEIAGNARAYTMLISCNGTVQADAKK
- a CDS encoding sensor domain-containing diguanylate cyclase, giving the protein MAKLTKAPADPVDVADSYAVRLMQHLVVPTFVIDPKRRVVIWNRACERLTGVAASEVIGTSKHWQAFYETKRPCLADLVALDRPEQLPEFYPEYAARGHNGLGFSAENWCRMPKLGNQLYLAIDAGPIHDEAGNLIAVVETLRDLTDQKRAETALKELATKDGLTGLSNRRSFDQMLMSEWARAQRTRKPLALLFVDVDHFKLFNDHHGHQTGDECLRAVAGVVSRHAVRPLDLASRYGGEEFALILPELNCDDACAIAEQIRRAVLALGIVHGAHGAGNHVTLSVGVASHVPGETDSAPDRLLSAADQALYAAKRLGRNRIVCSDRVLAEFAGLGRDDVPDSGQVPGSSPRKSA
- a CDS encoding DUF4272 domain-containing protein is translated as MAALPVIDTASEALRRSKEEVALRTLCLLFVAAKGKGLGEELVERLLESYELRPHLTPKELAFVLDNSPSQPDRIQFTWRHEAAWTLLWALGFVAQLGKPTQICDVPFAASTMAERTTSQFIEDAELRPIADILDQADLIYRYHWAVRNAQIKGLRVPADLDPGVTEERHYALNWLIGYNEQAWDDVTTDT
- a CDS encoding ComC/BlpC family leader-containing pheromone/bacteriocin, yielding MQNMARELTEMELETISGGSFWGSIAGFFRGLFGGPGDLRRPLDRP
- a CDS encoding DNA-3-methyladenine glycosylase I, translated to MTSFKTIRARAEKRKGGPKALDRLMPEKPDHKRLARLGDDRILAEMTKRVFCAGFAWSVIDAKWDGFEDAFLRFQPAKLSFQPEDYWEGLLRDARIVRNGAKIMSVRENAAFVQEIAKEHGSFGRFLAAWPPSNEIGLLDLLAKRGSRLGGNTGQMLLRFVGWDGFVTSKDVVACLRDAGLDIAEEVKSKGDLAKVQAQFNAWAEETGLPYTYLSRICALSIGEVRSE
- a CDS encoding transcriptional regulator, giving the protein MSKTDSAPFSYEGLDRVIHEKARLGLLTSLMAHPKGLAFADLKQLCGLTDGNLSRHLAVLQEAGLVEVTKGYEGNRPHTTCRLTKTGRRRFLDYLAVLERLVRDAAKAAGREATPLGHLGILPT